CTTTTATCTgtgatcttttattttaaattttttacttgtGTGTGCCAGTCAGCTTCCTAGTGCACATGCACTGGCACCTACAAGTTTTGAGGATCTGAACCTTAGGTTTTTGTTCTATATTACATCTCCTATGATATTCTGGATAAATTTGTGCATTTGGGACAAACTTGTATTGTTTTCTTGTTATATTTGATTATATTGGACCTCCTGTTACTCTTCATTATTCTTTTGAAGGAAAATAAATGAGGAAATAATATGTTATAGGTTTGCGCCATCCCCGGATCCATTGTTGACTATTAAGTTCTATGAGCGAACTCCAGAGCAACAGGCGTCATTGGGATATTTAGTCGACCCATCACAGTTGGGAGAATCTGGCAACAGATCACCATCAGAGGTGACAGGCAGTGTTCCTGATCAAAGAAGAGGAGAACCTCATGGATCTGTTGGAGCAGTGGCTGGTCATCGTGCCATTGCTCAGAGTAACAGTGCAGAAATTGCAGATGCTATCTTTCGCTACTCTGCACCAGAAGAGGTTATGAAATCATAATTGTTGAATACTCCATGTTAAATTgaccattttttttataaatattacttgAAATGTGCTTTCTTTAACAGGTGATGACTTTCCCATCTACCTGTGGAGCTTGTGCCAGCAGGTGTGAGACTCGAATGTTTGTCACCAGTATCCTTAACCTCTGTGGACGGATTTCATCTTTGGGATGATACAATTTCTTATCGCTTCATTCTGATACTGGCTAAGAATCTTTGTAAATTCCTATGATGGACTAGTTGTCTCATTTGTGGTAATCAGCTGGTTGTGTTCATTcaaatttccttcttttttaaTACTTGTTGGTCTGTTACATTTCTTTTACACCTTATTACTTTGGCTTCAATTTCATTCTCATGCGTATTGTTCCTCTCAAACTTACAGATTTTATATGAGCAGATCTTTTCCATGTTAGTCtttgatttattattatatagaaGTGAGGTTGCATGGTATTTTCTTATCCCAAGTATTTCCAGAAGATTCTCATTTTTTATTGGATTGCTGACCCTAAGATTTCTCTCTGCATAAGAAATATCACATTTAGGCTCCAGTTATTTTGTGGAAACATGTTTTGAGAAAATATTTGTGCTGTTTGATTGCAATTGAATTTTGGAGATTATTTTATGACATTTGGGGTATATCTGAACATATTCATTTCTACAGTAGGACTGAATGTTTGAACCTGTAAGGACTTTTCTTTGTTTCCTATTTATAGTTTAATATGGCGGAAATTACACAAAAGACAGTTATTGTTATTGCTGGAGAAACAAAAATTTCTATTTGTACTCTGAACCAAGTTAAGAATAGTGCTTCATGAAAATTCCTTAATACTACCTTCAAATGAACTGCCGTTGTTCATCCCTATTTTCATTTCTCCCTTTCTCCCTTCTGTTATCTCAATCTTTCAAAATTCTATTTGTATTTCAAATCCAGTcctctttaaatatttttttctgatAAATTAAAGAGAATAATTGTCAAGAAGTTCTGGGAAAAGATTCTCTGTTTATAGCTCTCCTATGGAcgtcctttcatgttttaacttgTAGAGAATAACTGTTAGGGCCTCGAAACAAATGGACACTCGGGTTGTTTGAATGGTTCAATTTATGAGGCTGTACTCATTTAAAATCCTACAAATTGCTCTTTTAATTCATGCATGAGAGCACTGTTTGCCTTAACAGTATGCAGAAATTCCATACTTCCAAGAAGTAATTGTCATGGCATCCACTTGTGATTCCTGTGGTTACCGCAATTCTGAGGTTTGTGGTCATTTGATTACAATTTCTGTGCATGTTTCCATTGTTTGATTtcaattattatcattattattgttattatcattattatcattattattattcatgcAGTTGAAACCTGGTGGAGCAATTCCTGAGAAAGGAAAGAGAATCACTCTACATGTGAAGAATGTTAATGACCTAAGCCGAGATGTAATAAAGGTCTgctctatttttttaatgtaattttactttttatttgggTTGCAACAGAAATTTCTTTACCAGTAATCATACAATTATATAGGAAATATACGCAAAAATACAACAAAGTAGTGGGCATCCCTTAATTGTTATTTGTGTCATaggaattctttttttttcttttcaatgtgACACATTTCAACAAATCCATTGAAAAGAGCATGTGAAACAGTCAAAGGAACTGGGAAGGAGCTGCTAATGATGATCATATAGAGTTGGAAAATTGGATGTGCCTATTACCTTTCTTCTGCTCACTTGCAGAGTTCATTGCAACAATTAAATCCACAATCTTTTCATTGCAAACAAAATTTGCAACTTAGCTGAAGCTAAAATGGGACTAGTTGCACAAATTGATGGGTGAGAAATAAGAATCGTATATAAATTGTTTTTAATCTTTTTCTCTTCTAGTGTGTTTGGGAATTTGAAAGGGAAGGGAAGGAACTGATTATCCTTCCTGTGTTTGATGGAATTGTGACTGCTAGAGAACTATAGTTTGGTTGGGTGGATGAGGGTGGGGAACTTGGTAGATTTAAGAAATAAAGTTCACTTTGAGATTAAGAAAGAAAAGGTTAAAAAATGAAAAGTCAAGAGACTACTATAAATTCTCATCCTTTTTTACCCTTTGATCAGAAGGTTAATATGTTGGGGCATAATGGAGGTCCATGAGCATGCTCCGATTGCTATCCCTTTAAAGGGGGTGAAAATCTTCTTAAATAGGGATTATTTATTCCCCCATCTTCAGGGCTACGTACGTTATGCGTAAATATGCTTTTGTTCTGCTGCATGATTTAAGGAGGTTGACTCATTATGATGTCTGAGTGGAGCTGTATAATTGTTTGGCTTAGGTGCATTTGGGCTGCTAATCGACAGTGTTCTTAATGTATTTATATGGTTATCTAAGTGAGTTTAATGAAGACACTAGACAGGTTAAACAATCAGCCTACAAATGCTTTTATGTTGGCAAATTTTGAGCAATTAATGATATTTAGGTTAAGTTTTACATGAACATGTTTTGAGAAATTGGTGTATTTTTGGAGTGATGATGAGTGTCTAGGTTCTGATGCTGTGCAGACTGCAGAGAGAGGGAGGGAGAAGGAGAAAAAAGATGAGGGGGAAAAACTATGCTTCCATGCCTTCCAAATCATAAACTTGCAATTCGATTAATTAAAGCATAAGAAAATAAGTAGTTTACATGGATACTTGGTCACTTATATAACTCCTTTTTTCAACAAGGACTAAAACTTCTGAATAGCAACATATCTAATGATCTCTAAATCGGAAACATCCAACTCTCTAGGTCCTCAAATTCCTGAATAGAATATCCTTACTAGAGAGTTGCATTATTTTATAGAAGGCTTTTGCAAGGAAAAACTGAATTTTCGTAATTAAacattaaactaaataaagccTATATTTGTGTTTCCTTTATTGCATGAATTTGTTGACTAGAGATATTTTTGTTATTCTCCTTATTAGCCATTCACCACTAATTTGCATATGATTCCTAATCATTGAACTTTATTGGCTTTATCAGTCGGATACTGCAAGTGTGAAAGTCCCAGAGCTTGAGTTGGAGCTGGCTAGTGGTACACTGGGGGGAGTTGTTACAACTGTTGAAGgattaattacaaaaattagTGAAAGTGAGTGTAATTTCCCACATCTGCTTCCTCacattattatattattgttattatttttacatTACCCTTACCATTATGATTTTGTTTTGTACTTTGCAATCTATTGGTGAAATTGGGACAATTGTTGTGACCATGCCATAATTTTGCGcccaaaattaattgaatattttaccTTCAGAATGGCCGAGAAGATTCATGTTAATTAGGTAGATCTTATCAAGAAAAGTAGAATCCATCACTTTCTGCCAATGAAAAgggtttttaatcaaaatttgaaCACACTCAGATTCTGTTtgtgttatatatataaaaaaatgtcttattttatcataaattaattttttttaatttgatttaataattaatgcaaattaagtaattaaataataagaaatttaaaagtaataaaataagcaaattgaataaaataataaatgataattttgaaattcttatataaactcttaaattatttaaaattaaaataagttacaGCTATAATATCTATTTAGATTTATGAATTTGTTAAATGTGCGTATTTGGTTTAtaatagcaaataattaaattagctTTACTCTTAAATTCTAATATAAAGTTTAGTatgttttatgtattttttgtaattgaaaatattttaaaggcAAAATAGATATTTGCACCCATGAACTTTACTAGAAAAGCCTTATGGCACCTTGAAATCTAAAAAATGACCCATGGCACACCTGAACTATTTGAAAGTGAAATTAAGATGACCTTGCTATCACAATCAGTATGTCAAGTGAATATTTTATTGCATTTCTAGACCAATTTGAATTTAAAGAGAACACTCTTTGAGTGTAAAAAATCTAGGGTGAGTTTGAATTCAAAACTTatacattatatataataataattagtattAGGTCATTGACTATTGATGGCGAATTACGTCACTATTTGAATGTTGTGGATGTATGTCAGCTGTTGTTAGTGTTTCACATGCTGAATGTGAGAAGTTTATTGTTTAAACCTTAtaggaaaatatttataaatgaaaCAAACTGATATTGAGGAATGACATGTAATGATAGAATAAATCTATGATGATATGATGAATTTATCATTTTTACAACTACTTAATGTTCTAGTGGGATATATTGCATTTGAGATGCAAAAATTGCGGAAAAACTGATGTCAATGCTTCCTAATATATTTGATGTGTGTGCATGTggaatatgttattattattgacataattttatcaaatataacTAAACAAATGCTTTATACTTTGAGGTGGAACTTCCGCAAAATTTTTACATGATTTGCACACATTCATATAGGAATTCTACAGTTCTAGACTACTCTAGAATACTGGATAAGTGCAGTGTTTTCTCATTGTTCAATTGCTGCACTAATTGGTATATTATAGCTGCATATGATTTGTCTAATAGATTTTCTGTGTAGCTTAAATTGGTTATGCATTCAGTGAATCTCTGGTTGATTGTACAGGCCTTGAGAGAGTGCATGGATTTACATTTGGAGATAGTCTCGATGAACATAAAAAAAGCAAGTGGCAAGACTTTAAAGCAAGGCTGAACAAGGTAACATATTACACTCACGATGCATTCTTTTTCTTCTCGTCTTTTAACCAGTATTGAGATATTGGATAATCTTACTTTTTGGTCTGTGGGGTAGTTGATGGTTGTTTGTCAACCATTGGTTTGTGAGTGCTCTTAACCTTTCATTTAGCTTTAACTGCAACGTAAGCAAAGGtgttggtctttttctttcccACTTGTCTGGTGTTTTGAGTTATGCCTGGTCATGGAGGGATATTATGAAGGATGCTTACTTGATTTCTAGTTTGCATTTTGTAGCTTTGTGGGAGAGTAACATGGCATAGCTTGTTGTAGGTTATAGGAGTAAATATGTTTATATAgaaaagtaaatattgatagatgtgtgagttgcttaatcttaggaatTGCATGGTCATAAGTTtgatttcttttcctttctagaTACGgtttctcatgtataaatatgttgtaatctttattataatagataacaaatattattgtaatctctattgtaataGATAACAAATATTACCTTCCTACGTAGCTTTTGGTATAATTATGATTAATTATGATTAATGTGTTGGTGCCTAATTCATTCTTTATCTGTCAAACTGTCGTTGATGATGACGTAATtagttcttattttattttgatttttgcaTCTCTAAAACAGAGTCACTTGAGAACAGACTTAAAAGATATTTACTTTCCAGTTCACCAGCAAAGAACTTCACATGTCATTTGTGAAAAAAATGTGCCGATATATTTAAGAGACATTTTTGTGGATACAAGGACTTCTGAGTCTTGATGCATTAAGTTGATACTGAATGCCAAGGCACCGTATACTGGTGTTTTTGAAGGGTTTAGAAATTGATGGTTACTCTTGTATACATTAAAGTCTTTCATTTATCCTCCATTCTTCAGCTTTTGAATGTGGAAGATCCCTGGACCTTAATTCTTGATGATGGATTAGcaaattcttttattgcaccggcAACTGATGATATCAAGGATGACCATCAATTGCTATGTAAGTTGTTCTTCTTTTCTATCATGGCTGTTTTATTGCAGTAAATGAGAAGAGAGTTTTAGGTTTTTCATTGCGATTTATAGAAGACTAGATTATATTTTGGAATGTATTCTAAAGTCGTCATGTTGCAGCAAATGTATAACTGTTGCTTCTGCCACTACATCTTCAATCTGCTTTTCCTCTGAATTATATTTCTATGGTTACTGGTTTTCAGTTGAGGAATATGAGAGGTCTTGGGAGCAAAATGAGGAGTTGGGACTAAATGATATTGACACTTCTTCAGCTGATGCTGCTTATAACTTGACGGACACTACCCTAAATcagaaagaagaataagttatttttcttaCATTAAAATGTACAACTATTAATTAGTCATGTTCAAAATTTGTGTAATAGCCTGATGCTGTGTTAGTTCCACTGCTGGCTACATTGGACCTTTTTGGTGCATGGAGTTGCAATCTATGTCCATGTTTTTTCAATTTACTTTGGAATTTGGTAAATTAAATGCTGGATTTACCGATTTATTTATGTAGACTATGCATGCTATGATACAATCCAGTTGGCAGTGAATTATGTTGAATATTCATTATATTTGCTTAGTTTATATGAAAACATAAGTGAAACTTTTTCTTGGAAAAAAagagaatttatttattagtttattaacatatctattttaataaatatatttcattaattattagagtaatttaataattactttAAGATATACTAAAgagattaaataaatttattatttaaagatACTAgttctatttattaaaatatataaatataaaaataaatttatctttaCAGATAAAGATATatactattatttaataaatattatgtttttattttaataaaatattaaatatagttTTACAGTTCtattatctattttatatataaattttatatatatatatatatatatatatatatataatattttaaaattgcggtttgttaatttattaatatattattattaatttttaagaaatttactatttagttatcagtattattattattaataaattaattttatatttttaaaattttattaaaatatttttattttttgctgaaataatttttctgtttctttttattagaaataaaataaaaaataaaaaataaattaaaatttaattttatcgttaataattcctttttgttttttcattCTTCGATCAttcaatttcttcttctttaataatttaatttttaaaatttaatttttttcacttctttaataatttaatttttaaaatttaatttttttatttttttattaataatttaatttttaaaactatttttttcattataacTCATTAATGTGGAGAAAAGATGAGaatgttttaataagtttttgaaattgatttgttaataataataataatattgttgatatagaaaaaaataaaaatattttaatagatttttaaaatttttctgtgttaataataataattaaatagtaaatttttttaattatttatttgttaacttattttttaattatgtggAAAATAACGTGAATCTTATTTTAAGCAAAGATAATATCGTTAGTGatgttaaattaatatttaatgaatttttaattatgtttttataatgtttgttatttatattatatataaaatatgatctattatttaaattttagtatttagttaatgagaaaacaagaaaagtctgaattcttttaatatttgaaaaattccatacaatttttaataatttttaatttagacatttatgatattttaataaaattttatagattttatattttttttatctattcaaTAGCAACAAAGAATTAGtacaattatttataaattgtgttattaaatttttaaaatttaaatttattaagtagttttattttaaagtttaaatgaatattttagtttgatttaaaaagtagatttttttaataaaaaaaatacttaaatttttacaactttaaaaaaattcaagggtttaaaaaaataaacaggacaaatttttaatccatttttcaatagtttttcttcaaataaaataaaataaaataatgctcATCCTTTCTTTCCCTTTCATTTCCGTTCCTTTTTCCCGTTTTCCCTTCACTTCCAAACAAACAAGCCGTAAAATTAAGTTCTTCCCATCGATTTCCTCTCTCATCACAGCTCTAAACCACTTCGGAGCCCTAGCCCCGGAATTCCAAACGCCGGTCGGCATAAATGAAATTACCACCTACGGCCAACGGACTGTTGCCAGCTACCACCTTCCAAAATCGCGATCAACGCTGACGATTTGGCCGTCACTTCACATGAATTTCTTCTCCTTCCTTATTCGCAACCATCATCTACCTCCTACATATCATCGCTGGTGACGGTACCCATCACCGTCGGTGATTTCCCCGCCTCTTTCTCCATTTTCAATTGCCTCCTCTTTCTCATGAGCAAATTTGTTCATTCTAATTTTCCTCTCTTTTAGCGGTTGGTTGGTGTGATCGAATCACTCGTTATTTCCTCCGCGACGCCCGTCAGTAGTAAGCTTCCCGACCTTTCAGTTGTTAATTCTCTTCCTATTGTTGTAGTTTATTTGTGGTTGTAATTTTATGGCGACCAGATAAACTAAATTTCTCTGCTTTTGGTTCTTATGGCTGTTATAGAGGAATTCTGTTTTGGGTCACTTTCGTCGTTTAATGCTAGtatatttgaaaaagaaaaaggcttGGGAGTAGTAGCATGCTAATTTGAGGAAATTGTAGAATTTTCTCTTccaatatttaattttgtattcATCAGAAACACTTAAATTATGAGTCGAAACCAGTTCCAATTTTATCAGAATTAGAGTTTTGTTGTTCCGAGCTTCAATTCCAAATCCAATACCATTCCAATAAAAAACTATTTGCCACTGAATTCTACTGCCAATTCATTTGTAATTTGTTTGTGTCCTCAAATTTCGGAATTGTGATTGAGGACTGCGGTACCTGTAATCCTGTAGATAATTATTAACCTCCTTTGTGCTTGTTGGGGCAAAGGATGAATATTTGAATTCGTTTTCTTGGCTTATGGTTTAAAAGTTTGGGTCTTCCTGCCTGCCCGATGATGGATTGGaagaagataaaattaaaactgaaaCAAAATTGAAACCTTTCAGTTCTATTTTGTTTAagcgaaaaaaaaaatcaactaaacTTGCTGTTCAATTATTTGGCTGCACAGTTTCTTGTTCCCCAGTTTCCTTCTGGTTGTGAGATAACGTCAGTAGCCTTGTCTTTTGGTTAATTTGCCATGGATATGTTCCATTGAAATAATTGCTTATTCTTGCAGTGGAGTTTGGGGTAAATGGTGATGCCAATGGTGTGATGGTGGGAACTGTTGAGTTGGAAGATAGCAGAGCCAGTGATGAAAATGAGATTGGTGTGAATTCTGCTGAAGAGGATTTTCAACAGGATCATGATCATAAAGTGCATGAAGAGTCTCTGGATAAGGATGCAATCATGGATGGAGTTCCATCTGTTGCAATGGTTCCAGCAGATGAGCCCTATGTGGGACAGGAATTTGAATCTGAAGCAGCTGCACATGCATTTTACAATGCTTATGCTACACACCTAGGATTCATCATCCGTGTAAGCAAACTCTCTCGATCAAGGCGTGATGGGTCTGCCATTGGTCGGGCACTTGTTTGTAATAAAGAGGGCTATAGAATGGCTGATAAACGTGAAAAAATTGTAAGACAAAGAGCAGAGACAAGAGTTGGTTGCAGAGCAATGATTTTGGTGAGGAAAGTAAGTTCAGGTAAATGGGTTGTTACAAAGTTTGTCAAGGAGCACACTCATCCTCTAACACCTGGTAAAGGCCGAAGGGATTGCATTTACAATCAGTATCCGGTTAGTTGTTACTTTCTTGCCAGACTGATTTAGTAGCATGGTTATTGAACTTTATagtgtataatattttgtttggaGAGCTccttgaaagaaagaaaaggaaacaaACTTAAGTTATCTGGAAAAATATGAACTTGATCCACCTGAAAAAAAGATTTATGTTAACTTTAATGGTTTCAGAAACCAAGTTAAAAGTACGTATGATCAGATTATTTCTCCCATAGTGATAGTGTTTGTCAggaattaattaatctaaagaACCTGTTGAGCTGCTGTAAGCTGTCCCGCCCACCCCCCTGTTTGCATTCTGTTTTATGTGGGTTAAACACTTGATTAACCAgagcgttttttttttttttttcagaagctTCCAGTGTTTGCTTTTACCTCTTCttttatatactttttaaatCCTTTATGAGATAGAATTCAGTTTAAGAAAAAAAGGATGTTGGCTTAATTGTGTGCAATTTTCTGTAGCTGTGAAGGCATCCTTAATGGTTCACTTATATCTCTGTTCTAGCATGTGTGCAGAATTGTGATTTAATTAACTCTATGTTTGACATTAGCTCTCTA
The Manihot esculenta cultivar AM560-2 chromosome 1, M.esculenta_v8, whole genome shotgun sequence genome window above contains:
- the LOC110600018 gene encoding zinc finger protein ZPR1: MESGSNKEQVVDVRSVVEAISGEDDNNDAPLYQVESLCMRCGENGITRLLLTLIPHFRKILLSAFECPHCGERNNEVQFAGEIQPRGCCYCLEVSSGDQKVLNRQVVKSESATIKIPELDFEIPPEAQRGSLSTVEGILTRAADELEALQEERKKVDPLTAEAIDRFLMKLRTCATGDSSFTFILDDPAGNSFIENPFAPSPDPLLTIKFYERTPEQQASLGYLVDPSQLGESGNRSPSEVTGSVPDQRRGEPHGSVGAVAGHRAIAQSNSAEIADAIFRYSAPEEVMTFPSTCGACASRCETRMFVTKIPYFQEVIVMASTCDSCGYRNSELKPGGAIPEKGKRITLHVKNVNDLSRDVIKSDTASVKVPELELELASGTLGGVVTTVEGLITKISESLERVHGFTFGDSLDEHKKSKWQDFKARLNKLLNVEDPWTLILDDGLANSFIAPATDDIKDDHQLLFEEYERSWEQNEELGLNDIDTSSADAAYNLTDTTLNQKEE
- the LOC110600022 gene encoding protein FAR1-RELATED SEQUENCE 6, with product MEFGVNGDANGVMVGTVELEDSRASDENEIGVNSAEEDFQQDHDHKVHEESLDKDAIMDGVPSVAMVPADEPYVGQEFESEAAAHAFYNAYATHLGFIIRVSKLSRSRRDGSAIGRALVCNKEGYRMADKREKIVRQRAETRVGCRAMILVRKVSSGKWVVTKFVKEHTHPLTPGKGRRDCIYNQYPNEHDKIRELSQQLAIERKRAATYKRHLELIFEQIEEHNESLSKKIQHIVDDVREMENKEQQNRV